The nucleotide window cacacacacacacacacacacacacacacacacacacggagagataTACTAATTGTAAAACCTAAAAGTCTATCTGGGCATAAAGCAACCTCTAGCAGAGAACCAGCCAGAACTCTGTTCTCTGAATATTCAGCTGGGAAATACTGACGTCACTTCCCCCTTGTATTTCCTCCAGCTCCTCAGGCTCCTATGCGTGTGGAGGAAATGAGAGCAAACTGCCCGTGGGCTTTGTAGTTTTGGTTTCATTCTCTTGGATTTTTCTACGATTTCACTACAAATATGTATTTACCTGCACAAGGAAAAGAACCTCCTTTTTCTGAGCTCCCTAATTTTTGGTACACTGGAATGTTTGGGATCCAACTCACTGCTAGGGGTAAATCACAGTActttagaattttctttaaataattttataatacgAGAACCATGACCCATTCTGAATGTTTCGAAGATTTCTCCTAAAGGGTCAGAATTCTCAAGCTGTTTGAAAACATCCCTGCATGTGCAGATTGTTTCTTACTTTATTAGCTGCCAGAAGGAGTGGCCGTTATCCTTAGATGAAAGGGGAGGAGACGAGACTTGTGTGTCCCTGTACCCAAAGTAAAGGGATCAGAGGGTTTCTAGGCAAACATCATAAAAAGTGTCCTGTTTTAACTAAGTGGGCAAGGAACACATTTCTTGAACAGTATTTTTCAAAGCCTAACCTCATGCTTTAACAACCCCAGATGACTCAGGTTGTTGGCTTTCATGTTTCCTGGTTTGCTTTCAATGCCTGAATTCAGAAAAATGAGAGATGGAAAAACCCCCTCGGGTCACCCAGTTCATTTCTCTAAAGGAATTACCAGATGCGTCTCAGTACATAGAACCTCCTGTATATGTCAGTATACTAGAGGACCAGGAAACTccgtttgctttctttttttttaattgatatttcCATCTTTATTGAAATACAATTGACAAAAGTAATATGTAATTGAGTTATATAGCTTGATGTaggatatacatatacatttaaaaataacttcaaaatcaTTCtgtaatgtatttttgttttgttttgtttttcgagacagggtttccctgtgtagctttgcaactttcctggaactcacttggtagctcaggctggccttgaactcacagagatctgcctgcctctgcctcccaagtgctgggattaaaggtgtgcactaccactgcccagctcgtaatgtattttaaagtaaagCATACATGTCAAATATACACTCAATTTTCATAGTCTATTACTCCATGTCATTGATATGCATCTTACCTCTCTCAAGCCATTTTTAACTCACTCCTCTacttcatcctttctttctttttatttttgcaagTTCTTATCCTTGCATTTATTACCACATTTCTAGGTCATTATGTTATTGTAGTAATAAAATTCCACAAATGTGACTTAAAATGGCAAAATGTATTAAGCTATAATTCTGACAGTCATAATTGAAGTAGACATTGAGAGGTTAAACAGCGCAATTCCAGCAGGACTCCATTCTCTAGAGGATTTTCTATGGCATGATGCCTGCAGGACTTGATTCTCTGGAGGATCTACTACATCATGATGCCCACAGATTCTCTAGAGGATCTACTACATCATGATGCCCACAGATTCTCTAGAGGATCTACTACATCATGATGCCCACAGATTCTCTAGAGGATCTACTGCAGCATGATGCCTGCAGGACTCGATTCTCTAGAGGATCTAAGTGAATTccaattccttttattttccatttcttgagCTGACCAATATTCTTCCGCTCGAGGTTAGGAGTAAGCAACTCGATCATTCTAGTCTCTACTACCTGTTTACATATCCCCCTGATATGACTAtagttttttataaataatttttgtcaTACTCATTGTGTGATGACGTCATTATTTTGTCTCACACAGGTGGCTCCATTTTCAAGCCAAAGAAATACTGGGGTCAGTTTAAACACTATGGTAAATGTAGAGACTATCAAGAAAAGTCCCTGTCTTTAGTCTCCCTGTTACTCAGaatatacacagtcacacactgaGCAGGTAAGCTCACTCAGGCCGTGGCCTTTAAACCTCGAGGAGGCTGGAAAAACGGAGATAAGAGGAGGCAATCATAAGAGTGGAAAATATAGTTTTAGGGCCTTTATGCCCTTGCACTGGAACATGGGCACAAAAAGGGATGCAGCTGAGAGGCAGGGTGGCTCTCTTTAGCAAAGGGAAGTTTTGGGAGAGGGACTTGCACAGCTAAAAGTGATCAGCTACCTGCCTGGGAGAAGATTAGGATGCCAGCCATGGAGCAGGTATCTGGACAATGTTCTACATCATCCATTacagcagcggttctcaaccttcctaatgctgtgactctttaatacagttcctcgtgttgtggtgacccccatgtaaaattatttcattgctacttcataactaattttgttacttttatgaatcatagtgCAAATACctttgttttccaatggtcttaggtgacgcCTGAGAAAGGGatcttgactcacaggttgaAAACCTCCACATTACAGTCTATCTTCACACTAGCTCGCTCTGGTTGGTCTCTTTCCCAGGAAAAAAATGATCATGGAGAGGTTCAGGTTACTCCTGGATACTGTGCTCATTTGATGGAAATGTATTTTCCAGTCTTCGTCTACTGGAAGTCTCTTTTTCACCAGGATGACACGTCCATCCTTCGGTATCAGCTTTTGTGGGTGGTAGTTCACGCCTATGAGAAAGCCTAGCTTATGAAGGTTGGGGACTCAATACAGCTGCTGTCACTGCAGCTGGCTGCAAGGCCACCGCTAATGTTTGCTTTCTCCCTCCTGGTGCCTCACTTAGCTGGGGAGATGGAACCCCATTCTTGAGTGTGGTGAACTTTGGCCACCTCATCTTTTTTGAGTTTGCTGTCTTATCTGTCTACTCACAGCTCGTCagagaagtaaaaagaaatgcACCAGTGCAGAGCCAGATGTCAAGTGTGGGCTTCCTGCCTCTCCAGGAGCCCTGCCTTCTCCTGATGAACAGGGTTGATTATCCCTATCAGGAAGATGACATCTTCATTTGCTACCTGGTCTCCCAGCACAAAGGACCTGAAGCTCCAGAGTATTTGGAACTGTGTGGAACTCTTTCTGGGTCCTTTAGTGAGGTTTCCCCTCCATGGGAACCAAGCTCTCCAGACCCATTGAGTAGAAGCACGGAGTTGAAGATATAAATCCCTCAAAGGGAATAACCCCAGCCTCTTTTGCTTTCACACCTTCATTGCTGGCTCATGTGTTCTACTCATTGGACACACTACtacaaatgtttgtttgtttgaggttgTAACACATTCTACTGATAGGTACTTAGTATGCGGGAGTCACGGACTGGATCCACAGACTGGGTCAGCCTCTTTTGCTCCAAAGTGACACTGATGGCTGGGAATTAGGTACTGGGAAGGGGGCAGTAATCAGATAGATGATGATGTCTGCGTTTCTGAAGAGGGCCTTCAGGAGTGAGGCCAAGCCCTGGCTGATGCATAGATTAAGCAGAAGGAGTGTAAGCAAAGTCTCAGGGTTaggaataaaattaatttcaggaTAGAATTTTGAATCAttgaagttttattttggctAATTTTGTTGAGTGGAAGAAGAGACAATCATAAGACCAGAAGATGCTAGTATAGGGGTCTTTGTACACTGTGTGTTGACCAGCTTTGGGATATGAATTGTTTTAGGATAAGGTTTTGAGTAGGGCAAGGTGACTCATTTTAGTGACTTACTTCAGGTGGGCACCTTCTCTAAtatgtgcatacccacacacatatacacattaataaaagtaaaacaaatctaCAAAGAATGATATGAATGTACTATAAAGTACACCAATGGTTGTAGTTTCCTCTGATTGAGacctttcttttcagaatgagactCAGGATGTAAACAAGCTCCACctgatgaggaagcagagactCAGACCTAGTCTGGGGTGGGCTTTTCAACGAGGAAACtgctgtggagttggttctcctcctgtaagtaacccttcacccatatCCCTCTATGTGACCCCAATAGGATCTCAATGGTTCACAGCTTTGGTCTGTCATAAATTCCCTATCTGGGGATGAATAGACttacgtgtgcatgcatgcatgtgtgagtgtatgagtgtgtgtgtgagtgtgtgtgtgtgtgtgtgtgtgtgtgtgtgtgtatgtctatgtatgttgTGTTTATCGAGGAAAAGTCTCACACAATATCAGCTTATGTAGATGTTTAAAACTGCATTCATAGACTATTCACTTATATGATCATGGACAGAGTTAGATCAAACTCTGCCATTTTGTCACATGATTTCCATtgctgtcttttcatttttttttccctacatgACCTTGGTAcagaggtaattttttttttaaatgcatgagaGATGGGAAACAAATGAGGCAAACTCTAATTTCTATGTGGTTATACTTCCCCTCCAGAGTACACACAAGATTACCATAATCTCTGATTCTTGGTTAGGCCGGCTATGATTTCAATTTCTTAGCATTTTCTCCGAAGAAACTGAATTCACAAAGTGAAAGTATCAAACcagaatttattatatataaacacatttcttaacactgttctttcatttctttcaacctggagacaggaaggagTAGTGCAGCCAGACAAGAGGTCATGTAGGAAACAAGCAATGcgtatgtgtttgtgtactttGGTACTGCTACTGCAGGGGGATATAAAACGAGACTCGGGAACAGAATTATGGTTTCCTTGTTCTCTCATTTGGCTCCTCGGCGCTGCCTGAAGTAGCGGTTGTAGGCAGCGTTGTATCCATAGACCATGGCATAGCGCTCACACAGCTTGTAGTCGTCACAGGCTTCCCTGTTGATCTCATAGGCAGGCTTGTTGCGTTCCCGGACCCTGGGGAGTGGAGAAAAGAGGCCACGAATGAAGGGCAGAAAGATGATGGTACagtcagaagaaaggaaaggttgggGGATAGTGGGTAGAGCCCTTCCCCCAGTACTAAGAGTGTTTGAAGAACAGGCATGGGGGAGAACAggtttccatttttatattatgtttatgaataaaaatagaagttctctttctgtctcccttcctccccatctcctttccAGCCCCAAAGCAAAATAGTTTCTCAacattctgttttctctgcttgcTTTTCAATTCTTTGAGTTCAAGCCATAGAAATGGTGATAAAAACCCTTCCCTACTCAGTTCAAATCTGTCCTAAGACACTGGGAGAATGGCTACTCCCATCAACTTGGGGTACACACCTCTCTTGGGCTTTAGCTCGCCATCTCTGCTGAGGGGACATAAAGGTGTTGGCGTTTCTCCTGTTGATGAAGGGACCTGAAACAGAGAATACATAAGTGTACTTTTAGGGAAACAGCTGATGAGAATATTTTGGGAATAATCTGAGGGGCACATACATCTGAAATCTCATTAATCTCCTATATATGTAACTAGAGAtagacaaaaatgtaaaaaccatATAAAGTAGATTCTATAAACTGCATGAGCGAAGGAAATGAATAACCATTTATGTGTCTTGGGGACTTGCCACACTGGCCACACCAAATCTTATCTGTTTTTTCTTTGGGCAATCCTTTGCTACTTTTGGTAATACCCACTCAGGGTGTTTGTAATGCATTTCAAGAGGAATTTTCTCACCATTTGACCCTATAAAGTAGATCAAAGACCACCAGCACAAGAACAAGTTAAATACTATGAAAATGAGGAACAAATTAGATACAAGAGTGAGGCCTGGTACAGGCGCCACACACTTGTGAGCCCActccctgggaggtggaggcaggaggatgaggagtttaATCTTATCCTCAGTTGTGtgctgagttggaggccagctgggctacagaaGATAGCCATGGagtcaaaacccaaaccaaaactgAAAAGCAAAACCCTCCAAATTAACCAAACAAAAATGTGGATACTGTTCTCCTGGCTGTAACCAGACTTTCCAAGTCTGCATACTCAGGCGCCAAATCTGCTGCTGACGCCTGTGGTCTCCTGGCTGGCTGGTCCCGTTCTGTGCCTCCTCAATTCCCATTACTCCTCATTTTCCATTTGTGTGGCTGATGTGATGTGCACTTAAAACTTCCAAGTGTTCTGGATGCAGTTTAATATCCTATTACACGGCTTGGAGTTTCAACGTTGCTCACTGGGACAGTTTTAGTCACTGGGTTGAAAATTCAGCTCtggcatccctccctcccttctctgtcaTAGACCTGATGggcactttatttaaaaaaaataaggtgataGTCTTTAATGCAAGCAACTGAAATAAGGCAGCCAAGTATTTACTTACTGATTTCATAGGACTCCATGCTTTCGTGAGATtctgaaattaaaagaaagactCGTGTTTTAGGCTTAGTTGTCACATGCTGCCATTGTTTAAATGTAGAggtggaaggggaagggagattTGAAAAGTCGGGACGAGCGCATTTAGCGAGGCGATTGTTAAAAACAAATTCCAATAGTATAGCAATTGTGAGTTGTTTCTGTCATGGCTTTGGGTGTCTCCATCTTGTTCGTCTTTCTGATATATTCAGGGGCCGTTTGAGAACAGAGTCAAGGAAGTTAAAGGTGGGTACGCGGCACTCCAGGGTGGTTATTGAGCCGCATGACCCAGACAGTTTCTAAGAGGGTTCGGAACGGCTCTTAAGAATGGGTGTTAAATTGGCAGCCTCACAAACCACCGGCTCCCTCTCACAGTTCAAAGCGGGCACAAAGCCAGGGTGGAGAGGACGTCAAAGCGGACGATTCTGCTTTCTATGTCTCTCTGGAACACAGCGGGCAAAGTGGGAACAGGAGACTGTGTGTGTAAGTGTCTGCCTGCCCACAAAGTGAAAAAAGGAGGTGAGGAAATCAAAACCGTACACAGAAAGTTTATGAATAATTCAAAAGCTGAGATGCATAACATTAGAGCTGTTCATACAGTTTAGGCTTATATACAACTAAATATGGTCAACACAATTTAAGCAGAATGATGTAAATAATTTGGCTTCAAACCTGTGAACAAATCACAGATGACTGAACAACATATAGGTAGCAGAAAAAAAGTATGCTTTGTAAACAGTTATGAAATTGATGCTTTCCTAAAATTCCAGCTgtaaagtttctttaaaaaattaattcactGAATAAATACACTAAGCTCATCATATTTTCTGTCCCTAAAAGGGCTATCTTTAGCTAATACTTCCCATGAAAACTTATTTTCTTAAAGTAAACAATTCACCAAATATCCTTAACCCGTCAACACTCAAGTCTGACCAAGCATCCTTAAAGATAATACTATCAGGGTTGAGAATCAGCACATTTCTGAAATATCTTGGTTTCCAGGTATGTAGATTCATCCCTGCAAGAACTTGCCTGTTATAGAGCTCACATGCATCGGGATGTTTAGAATGTAAAACAGATGTGATGGAGACAGGGTTCGTGATACTCTGGGTTATaacagagaaaggggaaggaagaagacgGGAAGAATGTAGAAGTGAAGGGAGGccagaagcagaacaagaaaaCCCCACTGACAGCAGAAAGAAGTTCTCACCATAGCACAGGGCTGCCACAGCCAGTGCAGCCAGAATGGCCAGAGGGAGCAGGCTCTTCATGGTGTCCCGGTGTCCCGTGAGTCTGCCTCTGTGTCTGGTACAGAAGCAGAGGAGAGGCTCTTACATGCTGCTGGAAAGGCTGAGCTGTTTTTATAGGAACTTGAGCAGCCGAAGGGGGAGGAACCAGCAGCAGGGGGCTGGGAAAGGTGGGATGGCTTGGCACTAAACTTGCCTTGGGACTTCTCCCAAGTGCTCATTCCTTCCAGATAGTATCTACACAGCGTGGGCAGTTTCCTCTCACTCCTGGTCTTggctcactccccccccccctctctctctctctgtgtgtgtgtgtgtgtgtgtgtgtgtttgtgtgcaggaTGCTGTCCTGGTGCAGAAGTTGTGGCCACCCTATGTTTTCGAGCCAGACCTGGGCACATGTCCATGGAGGGGGCAGTTACCACAAACACAGGTTTGCCTTTCGAATTCCTTCTCTGATCTACTTGCTGGCCCTGACCACTGGCCACTGGGGCTCAATTGGCAGACAGAACTGTAGTGTTCTCTTTGCTACCCAGCTGGATGGAGGAGAGGTCCTGGGGGAGAAAGGCTCCCACTCTCTATGCTGTGACAGCTTAGACATCCAGGTGATAGGCACTTTATGAAGTTTTTCCAGGGTTTCAGTGGGGTAAAGATGTGGGTACCCCAGTTTTGTTCATTAGCTACACAGTAACTCATTTAGTTTTGTGATGTTAGACTAGTCTTATGCCCTAATGTTCTCTCAAATTAATGCTACTGGTTGAGCAAGTGGGCAGGGATGAAGATACTCATTGCTCATGTTCTCACAGCACTGCCTTGCTGCTGAGCCAATGTGATAAGATTTTCATGGGCAGGATAAGGTACATGATACTGTGCTTAGGTGCTGTGTGCTAGCTACAGACCAGCAGCGAACCTCCCTTAGGAGTCAGAAATAGCTCTGGCCTATGCTCTCTACCCTTGACTGTAATGGACCTTCCCATGCAGGTTTTCACAAGTCTGTATTTCACTGTACTATAAGGTCTGGGGGCTGTTGCTTATCTAACAGGAGAATTTCAGTATGGTGCCTCTGACTATCTGAaggatctctttctctccctcaggAAACTTTTCTACCCCATGGTGTCTTGTCTGCTTGGCCCAACAGTTCTGGGTCTCAGAAGCACACTCTAGAAGATCTGAGGCCTCAGGACCTTGAGCTTGGCATGAAACAGCAAAGAGACAGGCTGTGGCCTGCTGGACTTTCTGTCTTCCTGGGACACTACTGTCCCTCCACCCTGGAAAGGCTGTTACAGATGCTGCAGAATTCCTGTTAGACAATCTGCCAGATTAGTGAGCCCAAGAACCAATAAACCTCTGCTTTCCTCTTCAGTTAAAAAAGAGTTTATGGGCTGTAGAGGTAGATGAGCAGTTTAGGGACCTGCTCTTGGAGTGTGCTGGGGTTTatttttccagcacccacattggatgGCTCATGACTGCCTGTAACTAACTATAACTCCAaggactctgatgccctcttctggtttctttggtgacccatacacatgtacatgtacacacacacacacacacacacacacacacacacacacatctttatatttttaaaaatgttttttgtttgtttttgttttgcttttgtatctatctatctatctatctatctatctatctatctatctatctatcatctatttattcgagcagagtctcactgtgtagctctatctgtcctggaattcacaatgtacaccagactggcattgtattcatagagatccacctgcaaaAGCCAAGTtctgggctttgtgtgtgtgtgtgtgtgtgtgtgtgtgtgtgtgtgtgtgaaggtcagagggcaactttagCAGTTGGTTCTCACCATTCatgttgtttgaggcagggcATCTAGTGAGTTCCCTGGTGATTCTATCTTCCTCTCCCATATTCCCACAGGCATGTTGGGATTGCAGATGCTGgtggggttctggggattgaactcatgtcgtCAGATTGTGTGGCTagcacctttccccactgagctacctccctggACCTGTATTGGTCCCTTAAAACAATGGAGTCATGAATGCCCTGCTGTCACTTCTGCACAATGATCAGATCAAGGCAACTGGCAAAGTTCTGGCTTCATGCACTCAGCTCCACGGTCCCTCCTCTGTCCAGATGGCAGCAGTACTCTTTCAGACCTCTCACGTTCCCCGAAACCAACACTCCTTGTCCTACCTAGCTTTTCAGCTTTTATTGCAAGTGTTTTAGGGCTGCCGCCACCAGATCCCTCGGGCTCACCAGCTTCTCTTCTCACAGTCTGGGATTTCACAAGgtcaatacttttcttttttcttctcattgttcATCTATTTTTGAGTTTCCAATGGCAAACACCACTCATAAAAGCCATTAATGTTTTCAAATTCAGACTTTGCATTTCCTGCTATAgtaccattcattcattccctgtCCAAATCTAATTTTGTAGACATTAGCTCTAATCATGTGATTCTTCTGATTGTTCCTTTGAGGTGTTGGGACTGTAATATAGAGCTGGCCTTATGCTAGCTAGGCAAGGCAAGCCCTCTGCCATTGAGCTGTATCATCCATATATGTAaatacaccatatatatatatatatataatgtgtgtgtatgtgtgtgtgtgtgcgtgtgtgtgtgtgtgtgtgtgtacccgtgtgtgtgtgtgtgtggaggctggaggttgaTGTTAGGTGTCTCCATCAGTCACTCTtcacttcattttttgagacagggtctctcactgaacctatagCTTGCCAATTTTGTTTAAGTGGCTAACAAGCACActtcagggatcttcctgtctctgcctccccagctctgtcaTTACCATTGTGCCTGACtgttttatatgggttctgggggatccaacacaggaccttgtgcttgtATGGTGAGCACTTCAATGACTGATATATTTCCTTAGGTCCTAATAAATTCTCACAAAGAGGACTTGGACCAACCTGTGAACAGGCATGGGCTCTGCACTGCAAAGGGCCCAGATGGATTCATTTgaataaagggaagaaaagaatggagaTAGAAAAGAAGTGGACAGGGAGACATGAATAGATCTTTGGAGTTTATGGTGAGTTTAAGATAGTTTGTGTTATAGAGATGAAAACCTCTAAGATACTCTTGGAATGTGAGATATGCTAAAAATAGACACAAGGAAGACAAAGAAGCTACTTTGGTTATTGATAGGATTGTTTGGGATGATAAATTATCACTTGAGAATCACCGCGAGTTATTGGAAGTTTCATCATTAATTTTGGCTGACAGTATGTATGCATTTTCCTAACAGCTAACTTGTAAATTCTGAATCATCTGAAGTTCCAACTTATGTTTGGATGTAAATAATTTTGACAGACATCTAGAGAGCCATTTCTCCTTCACCAAAGAGAAGTGCTGCTTAGAAAGAATGCTAGAACACTCTCAGGGGTGTCTGCAAAAGTGTAAGGCAGCCACACAAGTGCAAGTTTTCCTAATTTACAGAATTTTCTTGAGCAAGGCTGGCTGGGTGGTAACCAGGTAACAGAGGTCACAGAAGAATACAAGATCTCCAAACCTCACTCTcaggaggaagacagaaaatcATGGTTTAGCTAAACATCAtttgcccatccatccatccatccatccatccatccatccatccatccatccaaccacccatctgtggtggtattgtgttccccaaaatattgtgtgttcaccgaaataaacttatctggggtcagagagcaggatggccacaagattaaacataaggataggcagtggtagcacatgcctttaatcctagcatttcagagacagaaatacctctggatctctgagttcaaggccacattagaaacagccaggcatggtgacacacgcctttaatcccagaaacccagcctttaatcccagggagtgggggcagaaagagaaagattatataaggcgcaaagaacagaaactagaagcatttgcctcgTTCAGCattttggttagttaagcattcaggctttggagcaacacagttcagctgagaaccattgggatgaggactcagaagcttccagtctgaggaaacaggatcacctgaggaactagcaaggtgaagtagctgtggcttgttctgcttctctgatctagcaatcaccccaataacctgccttgggtttgtttttattaataagactctttaagattccaactacacccatccacccatccatccatccatccatccatccatccatccatccatccatccatccttctgtctACCACCCATCCAATGTATTGAGTACTTTCTATGTACAGTTCTAGGATAGAAATACAGGGAAGGGGAAAAACACTACTATGCTTCTTATCCTTGTGCATCCAGGAGCTTCCAGAGTACAGATTTAGTGTGTCCTTTTATTTAAAGCCTCATTTGCAGCCAGACAGACTCAGAGAAGAACACGTGACAAGCATGGCTTATCACAGGGCTAACCTTTTCTATGTCACCCAGGTGCATCTTTGTATCAAGAGTAGCAATatcagggagagaaagggagaaagttgCCAGCAACTACTGTGGGGAGATGCTTCCCAGAAAAGCATATTGGAGGTGTCCGCAAAGAGTCATCCCGTCTTTGGTATTTGTGAAGCTATTATAATGACACAGGAATTACAAAGTTATATTTTCTGCACCAACCCTgcaccctctctctcttcttaccTATCCATTTCtaaaaagtcttttattttttttccagatggctAAGCATTTTGTATCTGAGAAATTTCCCTGGtccaagcaaaataaaataaaataaaataataatcttgCTGTCCCATGAGATTTATTTGCAGAATATTGGTTTtatgaggttgttttttttttttttttttttttttgtggcagaaCAAAACTATTATTCTTTCCGGTAAAGGAAAAAGCAACTGAGAAGAGAGCAAGTCGGAGCCCTGAAGGTGAAATCAGAAGCCACTCTTGGGGACATTAGAAGACAAtgaaatgagaaacagaaaggagccTAACATTATGGACTCTTAAATCTATTCTTTTaatgtagtggttctcaaccttccttatgctgcgaccctttaatgcagttcctcatgttgtggtgacccccaaccataaaattattttcatcgctactttataactgtaattttgctactgttatgaatcacaatgtaaatatctgtgttttctgatggtcttaggcgacctcCATCAAAGGGTCATTAGACccctaaaggggtcatgacccccaggttgagaactgctgttttaaCAGCCATTTCATGAATGGATTCTATGTCCCTGACTTCATAATTGACTTGGTTTTCCAGACATAGAATCATTTACTCCTTTTCTTGATTTGTCTGAGCTGAACTAAGGGAGAAGACGCAGCTGTCAATCTCAGGCAGGGGTGGATCTGTGAACTGCCAGTCAGGAGTTTCCAGGGCAACGCTAAAGCAATGGAGCTGCTGGTTGGGACAACTGTACCTTTTCTTTACCCCATACTATGTAAGCCATGTGCTTCTTTCTTATTGAAAATCTCATTTTTCAGAAACAACAGTGCCCTTTCAGGTAGGGTGGGGTTGTAGGAAGGCCTGTATAAAAGGCTTGGTCCTTAGAGTGGTGCAGTGGGAGATGATGATGGGAGTTTTAGTGGTGG belongs to Onychomys torridus chromosome 3, mOncTor1.1, whole genome shotgun sequence and includes:
- the LOC118580521 gene encoding matrix Gla protein, with the translated sequence MKSLLPLAILAALAVAALCYESHESMESYEISPFINRRNANTFMSPQQRWRAKAQERVRERNKPAYEINREACDDYKLCERYAMVYGYNAAYNRYFRQRRGAK